Genomic DNA from Halorussus rarus:
CGCCGACCGCGCCGGTGATCGCCACGACGACGAGGTAGAACCCGACCACGAACGTCCGTCCGCCGAGCGTCTCGCTCACGTTCGAGAATCGGCACGGCGGAAGGATTAGCCTTTTCATCCGCTCGCTCCCTACGTCCGGTATGACCGAGAAAGACATGCTGGCCTACCTGCTCGGGGGTATCGCCGTTCTCATGTTCGCGATGGGCATCGTCCTGGCGGTGACGTGACGGCCGACGCGCCGAAACCACAGGAGCTGTCCGCGACCTCGCGGACGACATCGAACGATACCCGCCGGTAGCGAGGCAGTCGAATCGGAGAAGAGGTTTCGTCCCTACTCGTCGTCGGTCGGCTCGCTTCCGAACGACTCGCTACTCGTCGTTCGACGTTCGTCCCTCTTCGAGAGACTCACCGCCGTCGGCGACCGCGACCGAGTTCTCGCGCTTGCGCTCGAACCACGCCCACTCCTTGGTCTTGAGTCCGTCGTCCTCGAGATCCCACGGGTCGCCGGACCGGACCCGCGGCCCCTCGAGCCACGAGGTCACCAGGTTGTAGACGAAGATGAGCTGACCGAAACCCATGATGAACGCCCCCACCGTCGCGATGAGGTGGAGGTTGGTGAACATCGACACCAGTTCAGCGTTGTTGAAGACGTAGGTGGCGTAACGCCGGGGCATGCCGCCGTAGCCCAGTAGGATCATCGCGAAGAACGTCACGTTGCTCCCGATCATCGACAGCCAGAAGTGCCACTTCGCGAGGGTGCGCTGGTACATCCGGCCGGTGAACAGCGGGAACCAGTAGTAGATGCCCGCGAAGCCGGCCATCGCGATGGCGCCCATCACGATGAAGTGGAAGTGCCCGACCACGTAGTAGGTGTCGTGCAGCACCAGGTCGACCGGAATCGACGCGAGGAAGACGCCGGTCACCCCGCCGATGATGAAGTTCTGGACGAATCCGATGCAGAACAGCATCGGCGACGTGAGCCGCAGCCGGCCGTTCCACATGGTGGTGATCCAGTTGAAGGTCTTGACCGCGCTCGGCACCGCGATGGCCAGCGACACCGCCATGAAGCTCGCCCGGATGCGCGGGTCCATCCCGACGGCGAACATGTGGTGGGCCCAGACGCCGAACGAGAGCACGCCGATGGCCAGCGTCGAATAGACGACGAACTTGAACCCGAACAGCTTCCGGCCAGCGAATCTCGGTAGGATGAGACTCACGAGCCCCATCGGCGGCAGCACCAGAATGTACACCTCGGGGTGGCCGAAGAACCAGAACAGGTGCTGCCACAGGATGGGGCCGCCGCCCTCGACAGCGTAGAACATGGTGCCGAGGTTCCGGTCCATCAGCAGCATCACGAGCGCGCTACCCAGCAGCGGGAACGAGAACAGGATGAGTCCCGACTGGGTGATCATCGTCCACGAGAAGATGTCGAGGTTCTCCCAGCCCACGTCCTCGCCGCGCTCGGTGAAGATTGTCGCGATGAAGTTGATCGCCCCCATCGTCGCCGACACCCCCGAGAGATGCAACCCGAGCAGCATCAGGTCGACGCCGGGGTTGGTCTGCTCGACCGACAGCGGCGTGTACATCGTCCACGACGTCTGGGCGGGGTCGATGCTGCCCGTCAGCGACGCGAGCGGGAATCCGGCCCAGATGAGCAGTGCCGCCGGCGGGAGGAGCCAGAACGCGATGGCGTTGATCCGGGGGAACGCCATGTCGTCCGCGCCGATGAGCAGCGGGACGAAGTAGTTCCCGAACGCCGCGATGATGGGCGTCCCGAACAGGAACAGCATCGTGATGCCGTGGGTCGTCAGCAGGGCGTTGTAGAAGTTCGCCCCGATGAAGTTCTCGGCGGGCGCGGCCAGCTCGGCCCGCATCAGCAGGACGGCGATGCCACCCCACGCGAACGCGACGAGGGCGTAGACGCCGTAGAGGATGCCGATGTCCTTGTGGTCGACCGTTGTCAACCAGCGCACGATTCCGGCAGGCTTCTCGGTGTGTGCCTGCCCGGTCTGTTCGCCGACGTAACCGCTACCGCCGGTCGTGAGGGGCGCGTAGGAGCGCCAGTCCTCGAGCCTGGTGAGGAACGCGGCGACTCCCACGAGGAGCACCCCCATGACGACGGTGAGTGCGATCTGCCCGGCTTCTGCCATGCGCGATGGTCAGGACTACAAGGTAAAGAAAGGTTAGGATACGCCCCCGTCGCATCCGGGATTTGCGTGCGATAGGGTGGCAAAGATTACCGCTTCGTGTTGGACATCCGTCACTGTTCGAGGTCGGATTCCCGACAAGACGAGCGACCGCGGAACGAGTAGCGGAACGGACCGGGGAATCGGTTCGCTTACTCCGACTCGGCGCTCTCGATGAGCTTGGCCGCGAAGTAGGTCAGGTACGCGAGCAGCAGGAACGGGACGACCAGCAGGGCGAACCCGACGGTGGACGTCAGCCCCTCGATGGCCCACGGCGAGGCGCCCGCGAACAGCGCGACGAAGAAGCCGATGATGCACAGCGGAATGATGTTGACGGAGATGTCGAGCCAGGTCTCCTTGTCGAAGACGGGGGTTGCCATGTACGAGGGTACCCACCGGGGTATCAAATAGGTTGGCGATTCGCAACGGCGGCGGGCCTCGTTCGGGCCGCTTGCAGTCCGGTTCGGTCGGTCCGCGAGCGGGGTGGACCGGCGTCCGACGCGGCGTACCCGCTCAGACCGCGCTGGGCTGCCAGAACGACCCGAAGACGCCGCCGAACAGGATGATGACGCCGCCGACGAGGATGGCGACCCCGCGGAGGTGGACCGACCCGGTCGTGAAGTAGGCGATGGCGCCGCCGGCCGCCAGGCAGACCACCGAGGCGGTGACCAGTCCCTTCCAGGGGTCGGCGACGTAGCCCGACTCCCGGAGGATGCCGACGACGCTCCCCACGAACAGCAGGAGTCCGCCGACGGCCACCGGAAACAGCGGCCAGACGATGCCGACCTCGAAGATGGCGAGGCCGAAGGCGACGAACAGCGGCCACGGACTCGCCTTGCGGTATTCGTCACTCAACCCGGGTTGCTCATCCATACGTACGAATCGGGAGGCCCGAGACTAAAGGCCACCGTTCCCGACCAGACGCGCGAGTTCTCGGCGGGCCGCCCGCATCCCGAGGAGCGGCAGGGCCACCACGCTGTACGGGTCGGTTGTCTCCCACGAGTAGACGAACAGGAAGACGAAGTACACCACGATCAGCAGCCCGAGCATCTTCAGCCGGAACGTCCGCAGGTCGTCGCTCTCGCCGGCGTACGCCTCGCGGAACTGCTCGCGCCGGTCGTCGTCGAGGCGCCGCCAGTGGTCGAGCCCCTCGTGGAGCACCAGCAGCTCCTCGCTCTCCAGCGGTCGGCCGCAGTACGGGCACTCGGCTGGGGACTCGCCGGGCGGGACGTCGGTCTGGTAGGTGGGTAGCTCGTCGGTCATGGGTTCAGACGAACGGGGGTTCGGCGCTGGGCGCGGAGACGATCCAGAGGCTGGTCATGGTGTACAGCACCATCGCGACCACGAATGGGTACTGGCTCCGGACCGCCTGGAGGCGCCCCGGGAACACCTCGTACGCGCTCGCGTGCGAGACCCACACCGCCAGCAGGTGACCGAGCAGGACGAACGCGACCGCGAGCATTCCGAACCAGCCCGGCAGGACGGCGACCGAGGGGTTGAGCGGCGGGTTCAGGGGATTGGACAGCGCCGCGAGCAGCGCGGGCGAGAGCGAGACGAACAGCCCGAGGAAGTGCGCGAGGTGGTAGCCGGCCGCGATGGGCAGCAGCGTGGGCGCGAACCGCTGCCCGATGGCGTCGGCCGTGAGGTAAGTGTCGGCGGTCCGGCGGGCGTACCGGGCCGCGAGCCAGTAGACGCCCAGGAACAGCGCGTACCCGACGACCATCGCGAGCGGGTACAGCACCGCCGCGGGCAGGCCGGCGCCCACCGCGGTCTCCGCGATGGCGACCCAGACCGGCGTGCCGACGAAGCCGTCGTAGGTGGTGACCCACAGGATGGCCACCACGAACGCCACCTCGTCGCGGCCGTCGGCGACGCCCGGGTCGGTCAGCGCCGCGCCAAGCGTCCGGAGCGTCAGTCCGTCCTCGTCGCGCTGGACGGGCGCGACCAGCCCGTAGTACCGGAACAGCCGGGCGACCGGGTCGACGCTCCCGAACCACCGGTCCGGGCCGAAGGTCAGCGCGCCCGCCAGCGTGACGACCGAGTAGCCGACCACGACCCACGCGAGCAGCCGGGGGTCGTCGGCCAGCGGGCTCACGACCTCCAGCCAGACGACCGCGAGGATGCCGACCACGCTGGGCCACGCGCCCAGTCGCTCGGGGTAGTCGCGGTCGAGCGACGGGAGCCACTCGGCGACCGCCCGCCAGGGGTTGAGCGCGGGCCAGCTGTTGCCGACGAGGTACACCGTGGCGACGTAGCCGGCCCACCAGCCGACCCAGACGAACAGGATGGCGGCGTTCCGGAACAGCGACTGCGGGCCGAAGAGGCCGACGGCGACGACGCCGACCAGCGCCGCGACCGAGGCGACGCGGGTCAGCGTCGCCGCGCCGTCGAGCCGGCTGCCCACGACCCGCCGCCAGTCGTGGACCGCGCGGACGAACGCCCGGTCGGTGACGAAGCTCGCCAGCAGGAACGACGCGCCGACGACGCCGCCGCCGGTCAGCAGGAACAGCCACGTCGGCACCGCGAGGCTGCCGGCGGCCGCGCGCAGGCCGCCGCCGTGGGCGAGCGCGGTCCCGGCGAACAGCGTTCCGGCGACCGCCGCGTGGCTGGCCGCCGCGAGCGCGAGCGTTCGGGCGTTCGGCCGTCTCATCGTCGGTGGTTGGGCCGGTCGGGACTTGTCGCTTCCGGAGTCGGGCGACCGCCAGCAGGTCTTTGTAGGTCGGTGTGGTAGCGGGGCCGGGGAGATTACCGTGGAACGCCAAGGCACACCGACAGGTCCGGGAGAGCCCGACTTCGGGGAACAGGCCGAGACCGCCAAGCAGCCCGACGACATCGCCGAGATGGACATCACCGAGCCGACCGTGACGTGGCTCGAGGTGTCCCACCCCCAGCAGCCGATTCCCATCGGCGAGAAGGACCGGGTGCTCGACAGCCACTTCAACGAGCAGTACGACGTCTGGGAGGTCCTCCTCGTCGCGTTGCCGGACGAGGAGGACGAGGATGGCGAGGAGTAGCTACAGCATGTCGTTGGACTTCAGCCCCTCGATGAGGTCGTCGACCAGCGTGTCGACGTCGTCGTAGGGGAAGTCCTGGTCACTTCCGAGCTTCGTGGACAGTTCCATCGCGGTGAAGCTGACGTCGCCGGCCTCGAAGCGCGTTCCCGGGCCGTCCGGGAGTGCGGGCACGAGGTCCATCGGGTTGCTGACGGGGTAGTCGGCGCCCTCGAACGCCTCGGTGAACTGCTCGCGGAGTTCGGCTTCGGTTTCTTCGTCTGCCATGTCCGTTGATGTGTGTCGATTGGGGCAAAAACGTTCCGGAACAACGGAAAACTCGTTGTCCGTTTCTCCGAACGTCGCGGTCCGCTCTCGTCCGCATCGCCACCCACTCCGGATTGGGAGGCGGTGCCGTCGGTAGGCAGAGGGTGACGACGCCGGAAATGCGAGCTTATTCTTCGGTAAGAAGACGGTAACGCCGGCTTGCTGGTCCTACTGGCAGTCGAGGGGACTTCGCTGAGTAGTCGGCGTTTTGTCGCACGCTCGGGTCACGCGATTCACCGGAGGGCGTCGGGAAACGGCGTATACGGCTCGAACGCCACATCAGTAATAAATGAGTAATTCCACATTGAACTGAAACCGGAAGGCTTGTAGTATAGTAACTGAGCTTTGAAAGTGGCATGGCACGCGACACGACGGCACGCGAAGACGAACAGTCAGACGTAACGGTGGACCGGCGCTCCTTCCTCGGGGCCGCAGGGGCCGGCGTCGCCGCCGCGGTCGGCGTCGGTTCGCTGGCGACCGGCGCGGCGGACGCCGCGGAGTACCGGACGGTCACGGTCTCGGCGGGCGATACCCGCACGTTCAGCGTCGGGAGCGGCGAGACGCTGGAGAACCTCCTGATCGACATGACCGCCGAGGGCGCCTCGGCCAAGATACACGCGAACGGGGACGACTGGACCGTCCGGAACGTCGCCTTCAAGGGCGAGCATCCCGGCGGCCACTACCTGTTCACGCCCGCGGTCTCGGAGGGCGGGACCGCCACGGTCGAGAACCTCTACATGGGCGACGGCCAGACCGCGCGCTCGGGCAAGGGCGGCATCTGGGTCAACGGTCACGACCACTACGGCACGCTCAACTTCCGGAACGTCCACATCGCCCACTTCATCGACAACGGCCTCTACGGCACCGACCCGGGCTACTCCTACCACGGCCGCCACGGCGGGGTGGTGAACGTCTCCGACAGCTTCTTCGACAGCAACAACATCTCGAACATCCGGGTCGGCTCCATCGACGGCCGGACCTGCCGCGTCGAGAACTGCGTGGTCCGGACCGGGACGACCCGGCCCTGCGGCGTCGGCTGCTCCTCCCCGGGCGCGACCAACTCCCGCGGCGTGTGGGCCTGGTGGGGCCCGGTCGAGGTGAAGGACTCGGACATCGAAGGGTCGCGCGTGGTTGCGGACAGCCGGGCCGGCGAGCCCTCCATCTCCTCGACGAACACCCGCTGGGGCTCGGACGCCAACACCGACCGGGTCCCGTCGGGCGTTCCCATGACGGCCGAGGAGGCCGCCAGTGGCACCGCCAGCGGCGGTAGTACCGGCTCCGGCACCCCCGAGACGAGCGAGCCCGACGACTCGAACGCGACCGGGACCGTGCTCGAACTCGTCGCCGGGCAGAACACGTCGAACGTCACCTACGAGTTCACCGTCGAGGGCAGCGTGACGAAGCGCACGTCCGCGACCGGCGGTGTCGAGTCCGAGGGCAACGATAGCGTGACCGACAACGGCGACGGCACGGTCACGGTCTCGGGCGTCTCGGGCAACGGCTACGGCGACTCCTACCTCGTCGACGGCGACGTCGTCTCGATGGACCTCGACGAGAGCAAGTGGACGCTCCGGTACGGCGGCGAGGAGGTCGGCGTCGGCGACCTCGTCCTGCCGAACGAACTCGTCATCGACGGGAGCGACGCGCCCCGCAGGGCCAGCACCTACACGTTCGAGGTCAGCGGCGCGGCCCGCAAGAGCGCGGCGCTCGGGTCGGTCAACCGCCACGACACGATTAAGGACGGTCAGATATCCGGCCGGGTCATCGGCGGGAAGGACGGCTTCCGGTTCTCCGGGGAGATCACCGCGTTCCGGCTCGACGGCCCCGCGACCGTCGAGGTCCGCGACGGCTCCTGATTCGGCTCCGTCGGACGACCCGTCGGCTCTCGACCGCGGTCGGTGTCCGGTCGACGCTGGCGTCTTTTCTCGGCGAGACCGGGTCGGCGCGACCGACCAGCGTGAATCTACAGAATCACGCCCGGAGCGGCGCCGACAGGTCGCAGTTACCGGCGCGTCAAACCGTCCGTACCCGCCGGCGTGCCGTCAGTTGACGGGGACTGACGCGAGCGAACGCGGCGTGGAACAATGGCCGGGGGCGTCGAACCGCCGTCGGGACATGAACTATCTGTTCTTCGCGAACACGCCCGCGCACGTTCACCTCTACCGTAACGCCGTCCGAGAGCTCCGGGACCGCGGCCACGACGCGCTGGTGCTGGCCCGCGACTACGGCTGCACCCTCGACCTGCTGGAGTACTACGAGGTACCCCACGAGGTCTACGGCGAACTCGCGACCAGCAAGTACTCGCTGGCGCGTCAGCTCCCGCGACACTACGTGACGATTCTCCGGCACGTCCGGGAGTACGACCCCGACCGGATCTTCGGGGTCGGCGCGTACGCCGCCCACGCGGGCGCGGCCGCCGACGCGCCGACGGTGCTCGTCACCGACTCCGAGAACACCCACCTCGACCACGCCGTCTCCCGGCCCTTCGCCGACGCCTACCTCACGCCCCACACGTTCGACAAGGACCTCGGCGAGAAGCACCACGTCTTCCGCGGGTTCAAGGAGTGCGCGTACCTCCACCCGGAGGAGTGGGAGCCTCAGACCGACATCCGCGAGGAGCTGGACGTCGGGCCGGACGAGGAGTTCGCCGTCGTGCGGCTGAACGCGTTCGGCTCCCACCACGACGTCGGCCAGGCCGGCTTCACCCCCGAGAAGCGACGGGAACTGGTCGACCGGCTCGCCGAGCGCGCCACCGTCTTCGTCTCAGACGAGGGCGGGGCCACCGACTTCTCGGAGCTCCCCGCTCGACCGTTCGACCTCCACCCGGCGCTGCTCCACGACGCGCTCGCCGAGGCCTCCCTCCTCGTGGCCGACACCCAGACCATGGTCACCGAGGCCGCGCTCCTCGGCACGCCCGCCGTCCGCTCGAACTCCTTCGTCGGCGACGACGACATGGGCAACTTCACCGAACTCGAGCGCGAGGGGCTCATCTACAACTTCCGGGAGTTCGACGCGGTGCTCGAGACGGCGACCGACCTGCTCGCGGCGTCGGGCGTCGCCGACGAGTGGGCGGCCAAGCGAGAGGCGTTCCTCGCAGACAAGGTGAACCTCACCGACCTGATCGTGGACGTGGCGACCGACCCGACGAGCCTCCGGTCGCTGCCGACCAGGCGGACCTACGACCGGATGCCGAACGAGGCCGCGGGCCGGGCGGCCGACTGAGGTCCGGACGCGGCGCTCTTCTTCTCACCTAGCGGAAAAGTCGTTGCGAGAACCGGAGCTTCCGGTTACTCGCCGTCCGTGACCCGCAGTTCCATGTCCTGGCTGCGCCGCCGCTCCAGGTAGACCGCCGCGCCGACCGACAGGTAGCTACCGACGACGAGCGCCGCGAGCGAGCCCGCGCTGCCGGCCAGCCCCGCGACGACCGCGGCGACCAGCCCGAGCGCGCCGAGCGCGTAGCAGATCGGGGTCACCCGGTCGCCGGCGTCGGCGAATCGAGTCCATTGACGTTCGACGAAGTTCGACAGCAGGAGCCACGACAGCTTCGGGACGAAGCTCCGGTACCGGATGGTGCTCTCCTCGTCGCCGTACACCGCGGGCATCGCCACGTCGGCGACCGTCATCCCGCGGGAGTTCAGCCGGGCGAGCAGCTCGTTGGCGAAGCCGTAGTCGTCGTAGAGCCGGTCGAGGTCGAGGCTGCCGAGGGCGTCGCGCGAGATGGCGGTGTAGCCGTTCTGGGGATCGGTCGTCCCCCAGTAGCCGCTGGCGAACTTGGTCAGCACCGACAGGAGCCGGTTGCCGAACAGCCGGAACGGCGGCATCCCCTCGCGGAACTCGGGGTCGAGGAGCCGGGTCCCCTTCGCGTAGTCGGCGTCGCCAGCCACGATGGGGTCGAGCAGACGCGGGAGCCGGTCGGGGTCCATCTGTCCGTCGCCGGCCATCACCGCCGTCACGTCCATCCCGTCGGCGTACGCCCGGCGGTAGCCGGTCTTTATCGCGCCGCCGACGCCGCGGTTGGTCTCGTGGCGGATCGGCACCACCTTCCGGGGAGCGTCGACGCCGACGCCGCCGTCCGCGAGGGCCGGGACCGGCTCGGGGGTCGGCGCGGTCCGGTTCGCCTTCTCCGCGTGTTCCTGTATCTCCTGCCACGTCCCGTCGGTCGACTGGTCGTCGACGACGTACGCCCGGTCGACGAACTCGGGGAGCGTGTCGACGACGTCGCCCACGCGCCCCTCCTCGTTGTACGCCGGTACGACGACGCCGACTGTGTTTCCGTTGTACATTGTTCGGTGTCTCGCTGGGGGTCGCTGCCCGCGCTGGGCGCGGTCACGTCGGCCGAGGTACGTCCCTGCGACCTTTTGTTATGGGTCGGCTGTCGAATCGCCTGCCCGCGGAGGGTCGACCTAGGGTCGGCCGTCGTCGCAGGTACAGGCGCCCAACCGAGACCCGCCGACGCGGTACAGGCGCCCAATCGACCGGTCAATCGCCGCAAACTGCCGGCCGGAATCCCGAGAGGTCGGTCCGAATGCCCGAAGAGACGGGTTTATGGCCGCCGGGCGGTCAGTAGCTCGCATGAGCGCAGACTCCGACCCCGACTTCGGCTTCGACTTCGACCTCCTCCGCGAGTTCACCGAGACCAGCGGCGTCCCCGGGTACGAGGACCGGGTGCGGGAACTCGTCCGTCGGGAGTTCGACGGTGCGGTCGACGCTGTCCGCACCGACGCGATGGGAAACGTCGTGGGGACCGTGGAGGGCGCGAGCGACTACTCCGTGGCGGTCGCCGCCCACATGGACGAGATCGGCTTCATGGTCAAGCACGTCACCGACGACGGCTTCCTCGAGGTCGACACCCTGGGCGGGTGGGACCCCGACGTGCTCCGGGCCCAGCGCGTGACCGTCCACGCCGAGGGGGAGGACATGACTGGCGTCATCGGGTCGATCCCGACCCACGTCAAGGACGACGACGAGGAGTTCTCGGTCGACGACGTGGCCATCGACCTCGGTCTCCCCGCCGACGAGGTCGCGGAGCGCGTCTCGGTCGGCGACCTGGTGAGCATGGAGCAGACCACGACCCGGGTCGGCGAGCATGTGACCGGCAAGGCGCTCGACGACCGGGTGTGCCTGTTCGCGATGCTCGAGGCCGCCAAGCGGCTCGACGACCCCGACGTGACGGTCCACTTCTGCGCCACGGTCCAGGAGGAGCTCGGTGTCCGGGGCGCGCCGGCGCTCGGCGTCGACCTCGACCCGGACCTCGCGGTCGCGCTCGACGTGACGGTCGCCAACGACATCCCCGCGGTCGGGAAGGAGAGCGAGTACGTGACGGAGCTCGGCGGGGGTGCCGCGGTCAAGCTCAAGGACTCCAGCGTGGTCACGACCCCGAAGGTCCACCGCCGGCTGCGTTCGGTCGCCGAGGACCGCGGTATCGACCACCAGCTCGAGGTGCTGCCCTCGGGCGCGACCGACACCGCGGGCTTCCAGAACACCAACGGCGCCAAGCCCGTGGGCGCCATCTCGGTCCCGACCCGGTACCTCCACACCGTCACCGAGAGCGTCCACCACGCCGACGTGGAGGCGACAATCGACCTGCTGACCGCGTT
This window encodes:
- a CDS encoding cytochrome c oxidase subunit I gives rise to the protein MAEAGQIALTVVMGVLLVGVAAFLTRLEDWRSYAPLTTGGSGYVGEQTGQAHTEKPAGIVRWLTTVDHKDIGILYGVYALVAFAWGGIAVLLMRAELAAPAENFIGANFYNALLTTHGITMLFLFGTPIIAAFGNYFVPLLIGADDMAFPRINAIAFWLLPPAALLIWAGFPLASLTGSIDPAQTSWTMYTPLSVEQTNPGVDLMLLGLHLSGVSATMGAINFIATIFTERGEDVGWENLDIFSWTMITQSGLILFSFPLLGSALVMLLMDRNLGTMFYAVEGGGPILWQHLFWFFGHPEVYILVLPPMGLVSLILPRFAGRKLFGFKFVVYSTLAIGVLSFGVWAHHMFAVGMDPRIRASFMAVSLAIAVPSAVKTFNWITTMWNGRLRLTSPMLFCIGFVQNFIIGGVTGVFLASIPVDLVLHDTYYVVGHFHFIVMGAIAMAGFAGIYYWFPLFTGRMYQRTLAKWHFWLSMIGSNVTFFAMILLGYGGMPRRYATYVFNNAELVSMFTNLHLIATVGAFIMGFGQLIFVYNLVTSWLEGPRVRSGDPWDLEDDGLKTKEWAWFERKRENSVAVADGGESLEEGRTSNDE
- a CDS encoding DUF6684 family protein → MATPVFDKETWLDISVNIIPLCIIGFFVALFAGASPWAIEGLTSTVGFALLVVPFLLLAYLTYFAAKLIESAESE
- a CDS encoding DUF7541 family protein, producing MDEQPGLSDEYRKASPWPLFVAFGLAIFEVGIVWPLFPVAVGGLLLFVGSVVGILRESGYVADPWKGLVTASVVCLAAGGAIAYFTTGSVHLRGVAILVGGVIILFGGVFGSFWQPSAV
- a CDS encoding DUF7410 domain-containing protein; this translates as MTDELPTYQTDVPPGESPAECPYCGRPLESEELLVLHEGLDHWRRLDDDRREQFREAYAGESDDLRTFRLKMLGLLIVVYFVFLFVYSWETTDPYSVVALPLLGMRAARRELARLVGNGGL
- a CDS encoding MTH865 family protein, producing MADEETEAELREQFTEAFEGADYPVSNPMDLVPALPDGPGTRFEAGDVSFTAMELSTKLGSDQDFPYDDVDTLVDDLIEGLKSNDML
- a CDS encoding DUF354 domain-containing protein; translated protein: MNYLFFANTPAHVHLYRNAVRELRDRGHDALVLARDYGCTLDLLEYYEVPHEVYGELATSKYSLARQLPRHYVTILRHVREYDPDRIFGVGAYAAHAGAAADAPTVLVTDSENTHLDHAVSRPFADAYLTPHTFDKDLGEKHHVFRGFKECAYLHPEEWEPQTDIREELDVGPDEEFAVVRLNAFGSHHDVGQAGFTPEKRRELVDRLAERATVFVSDEGGATDFSELPARPFDLHPALLHDALAEASLLVADTQTMVTEAALLGTPAVRSNSFVGDDDMGNFTELEREGLIYNFREFDAVLETATDLLAASGVADEWAAKREAFLADKVNLTDLIVDVATDPTSLRSLPTRRTYDRMPNEAAGRAAD
- a CDS encoding glycosyltransferase family 2 protein, whose amino-acid sequence is MYNGNTVGVVVPAYNEEGRVGDVVDTLPEFVDRAYVVDDQSTDGTWQEIQEHAEKANRTAPTPEPVPALADGGVGVDAPRKVVPIRHETNRGVGGAIKTGYRRAYADGMDVTAVMAGDGQMDPDRLPRLLDPIVAGDADYAKGTRLLDPEFREGMPPFRLFGNRLLSVLTKFASGYWGTTDPQNGYTAISRDALGSLDLDRLYDDYGFANELLARLNSRGMTVADVAMPAVYGDEESTIRYRSFVPKLSWLLLSNFVERQWTRFADAGDRVTPICYALGALGLVAAVVAGLAGSAGSLAALVVGSYLSVGAAVYLERRRSQDMELRVTDGE
- a CDS encoding M42 family metallopeptidase — its product is MSADSDPDFGFDFDLLREFTETSGVPGYEDRVRELVRREFDGAVDAVRTDAMGNVVGTVEGASDYSVAVAAHMDEIGFMVKHVTDDGFLEVDTLGGWDPDVLRAQRVTVHAEGEDMTGVIGSIPTHVKDDDEEFSVDDVAIDLGLPADEVAERVSVGDLVSMEQTTTRVGEHVTGKALDDRVCLFAMLEAAKRLDDPDVTVHFCATVQEELGVRGAPALGVDLDPDLAVALDVTVANDIPAVGKESEYVTELGGGAAVKLKDSSVVTTPKVHRRLRSVAEDRGIDHQLEVLPSGATDTAGFQNTNGAKPVGAISVPTRYLHTVTESVHHADVEATIDLLTAFLETETGDHDYSL